The following are encoded in a window of Balaenoptera ricei isolate mBalRic1 chromosome 1, mBalRic1.hap2, whole genome shotgun sequence genomic DNA:
- the EBNA1BP2 gene encoding probable rRNA-processing protein EBP2, whose product MDTPPLSGSDSDSDDSLVTDKELQEAFSRGLLKPGLNVVLEGPKKAVNDVNGLKQCLAEFKRDLEWVERLDVTLGPVPGIHGPQATSQNKDQKAVDPEDDFQREMNFYSQAQAAVLAVLPRLRQLKVPTKRPTDYFAEMAKSDQQMQKIRQKLQAKQAAMEKSEKAKQLRALRKYGKKVQTEVLQKRQREKAHMMSAIKKYQKGFSDKLDFLEGDQKPVARSTKGGAKGQQMKKGPSAKRRYKNQKFGYGGKKKGSKWNTRESYDDVSSFRAKTAHGKGLKRPGKKGSNKRPGKRTREKMKSRTR is encoded by the exons ATGGACACTCCCCCGCTCTCAGGTTCGGACTCGGATTCTGACGACTCCCTTGTCACAGACAAAGAG TTGCAGGAGGCGTTTTCCCGAGGGCTTCTGAAGCCAGGCCTCAACGTGGTGCTAGAGGGGCCGAAGAAGGCCGTGAACGACGTG AATGGCCTGAAGCAGTGTTTGGCTGAATTCAAGCGGGATCTGGAATGGGTTGAAAGGCTTGATGTGACCCTGGGTCCGGTACCGGGAATCCATGGACCTCAGGCAACATCTCAGAACAAGGATCAGAAAGCTGTTGATCCAGAAGATGACTTTCAGCGTGAGATGAACTT CTACTCTCAGGCCCAGGCAGCAGTGCTTGCAGTATTGCCCCGCCTGCGTCAGCTCAAAGTCCCTACCAAGCGGCCCACGGATTATTTTGCAGAGATGGCCAAGTCTGATCAGCAGATGCAGAAG ATTCGACAGAAGCTGCAGGCTAAACAGGCCGCCATGGAGAAGTCGGAAAAGGCTAAGCAGCTTCGAGCACTTAGGAAATACGGAAAGAAG GTGCAAACAGAAGTTCTTCAGAAGCGGCAGCGGGAGAAAGCACACATGATGAGTGCCATTAAGAAATATCAGAAAG GCTTctctgataaactggacttcctTGAGGGAGATCAGAAGCCTGTCGCACGGAGCACGAAAGGAGGAGCCAAAGGCCAGCAGATGAAGAAGGG GCCCAGTGCCAAGCGACGCTATAAAAACCAGAAGTTTGGTTATGGTGGGAAGAAGAAAGGCTCCAAGTGGAACACTCGTGAGAGCTATGATGATGTATCCAGCTTCCGGGCCAAGACAGCTCATGGCAAGGGCCTCAAGAGGCCTGGAAAGAAAGGATCAAAT AAGAGACCCGGAAAACGgacaagagagaaaatgaagagcaGAACACGCTAA